The window CGGGGTCGGTGCCGGGGAAGTTGTTGGTGTACATTTCGATGTCGGCATAGAACTTCTGGAACGTGTCCGGGCTCGCCGGGTCACCGCCGAAGAAGACCGCCGCATCGATGTTGCGCAGCTCGGATTCGACGCCGATCTGGGCCCACATGTCCTTGACCAGCGCCTGCGTCGCCTGGCGAACCGAGTTGGTCGAGGTCTGATAGAGGATGGAGAGGCGTACTCCGTCCTTGGCGCGGATGCCGTCGCTTCCGGGAACCCAGCCTGCGTCGTCGAGCAGCTTCATGGCCGCTTCGGGATCGTATTCGAGGCACCAGTTGACGGCTGTCGACGCATAATTCTCCGGGGCAGGCAGGATGTTGCACGTCGCCCGGCCCGCCGCGCCGTAGCCTGCTTCGACGATGATCTCACGATCGATGGAGATCGACAGCGCCTTGCGCACAGCCGGGTCGCTCAGGAACGGATGCGCCCCACCCTTGATGGTCGAGCGCTCCGCGCCCTTTGAAGGCGACGGATCGGTCATGTTGAGTTCCAGGCGCTCGACCGAGGTGCCGAAGGAGGTGACGATCACGCCCTTTCCGGCCGCTTCCATCTGCGCCAGGATTTCCGGCTCGACCTGGAGGTTCCAGGCATAATCGAACTCACCGGTCTCCAGGACGGCGCGTGCCGCCGATGCGGGATCGCCGCCGCCCTTCATGGTGACGGTCGCGAAGGCCGGCTTGTCGGCCTCGCGAAAATTCGGGTTGGCTTCCAGCGTGATGACGTCGTTGGCCTTGAAATCGAGGACGCGGAACGCGCCGGTGCCGATCGGCTTGAAGTTCTGCTCCGTGCATTCGGGCGCCTTGGCGCCGACGCAGTTTTCGAACTGCGCTTTCTGGATGATCGGCGACTCCTTGCCGACGAACGGACCGTAGGGAAACGGCTTGGCAACGGAGAACGTGACCTTCACGGTCTTGTCGTCGATCGCCTCGACCTTCTCGACGTCGGTGAACTTCGGCAACTGCTGACAGCCGCCGTCCGGGGCCATGCAGTATTCCGCCGTGAACACGACGTCATGCGCGGTGAACGGCGTTCCGTCCGACCAGACCAGATCGGGCAGGATCTTCCAGGTGATCGATTTGAGATCGGCCGAGACGCCGCCATTGTCCACGGTCGGAATCTCGGTGACCAGCGCGGGCACCATGTTGCCGGCCTCGTCATATTTGGCCAGTGGCTCGATCACCGCCGAAGAGGCCTCGACATCCTTCGTGCCGCTCGACAGGAACGGGTTGAGGATCGAGACTGCCTGCCAGTAAAGCACGTTGAGATTGCCGTCGCTGCCGCGTTTGGCCTGCGCCGCCCCGGCCGTCAGCGCGAGCATCGCCGCTGTCCCGGCCAGGAATGTCGTGATCTTCCTCATGTCAGCTTCCCCTATCTGTTTTTGTTCATGTCTTGCTTCGGATATGGACCGGCGCCCAACTCCCATCGGCGCACCCGGCAATCTTGACGTCATGTCAGCACGTCTCAAAGCGCTGCAATTCGCTTTCGCTTCTCCTCCTACTCGACCAGATGGCAGGCAACGTATCGTCCCGGCTCGACCTCGCGCCACGTCGGTTCATCGACGAAGCACTGATTGACCGCCTCCGGGCACCGCGTACAGAAACGGCAGCCGGCAGGCGGGTTCGACGGATCGGGAATGTCACCCGTGAGAATGATGCGCCGGCGCGTCGCCTCGATTGCCGGGTCGGGTACAGGCACCGCCGACAGCAACGCTTTCGTGTAGGGATGTTTCGGGCTGGAAAAGAGCCGCGTCACATCCGCGAGCTCGACCATCTTGCCCAGATACATCACGGCCACACGGTCTGCGATGTGCTTTACCATCGACAGATCGTGGCTGATGAAGAGGTAGGTCAGGCCGAGCTTTTTCTGCAAATCCTCCAGCAGGTTGACCACCTGCGCCTGGATCGAGACGTCGAGCGCGGCGATCGGCTCGTCGCAGACGATGAAGTCCGGATCGAGAGCAAGCGCGCGGGCGATGCCGATGCGCTGGCGCTGGCCACCCGAAAACTCGTGCGGATAGCGGTTGACGTAGTCCGGGTTCAGCCCCACCGCATCGAGCAGTTCGCGCACGCGCTCGCGGCGCGCCTCGCCGGATGCGACACGGTGCTCCGACAGCGGCTCGGCGATGATGGCGCCCACCGTCATACGTGGATTGAGGGACGCCTGAGGGTCCTGGAAGATCATCTGCATGCGCGGCCGCATGCGCCGCAGCGCTTCGCCTTCCAGCGAGGCGATATCGACGTTCTCGAACAGGATGCGCCCGCCGGTCGCCTTGTAGAGCCGCAGAAGCGCACGCCCTGTCGTCGACTTGCCGCATCCGCTTTCGCCCACCAGCGCCAGCGTTTCGCCCTTGCGGATATCGAAAGAGATGCCGTCGACCGCCTGAACCGCTCCGACACGCCGGCGCAGGATGCCCTTGTAGATCGGGAAGTGCATCTGGAGATTTTCCACGCGAAGCAGCGGATGCCCATCCTGTATCTGCGCGACCGGCTTTTCCGCGACCTCAGGCGACAACGCGCGGCCCTCCGATCTCGGGATCCCACCAGCAAGCGACATCATGGCCGTCCGCCTCAGCGATCAGCGGCGGGTTTTCCTCCCAACAGCGCTCGAAGGCATGACGGCAGCGGGGTGCGAACGGGCAGGACGAAGGCTGCGCCAGAAGGAGGGGGGGCTGTCCGCTGATCGAGCGAAGGCGCTCGTCCGCCGTGTGCCTGCCGGGCAACGAGTCGAGCAAAGCACGCGTATAGGGGTGCTGCGGATCGGCGAACAGGCGATCGACGCGCGCATGCTCGACGACCAGTCCGCCATACATCACGATGACGCGGTCGGCGATGCCGGCGGCGACGCCGAGATCATGCGTGATCCAGATGATCGCCATGCCGAGCTTGTGACGAAGCTCGCGGACGAGCTCGAGAATCTGAGCCTGCACAGTGACGTCGAGCGCGGTGGTGGGCTCGTCGGCGATCAGCACCTTGGGATCGCAGGCCAGAGCGATCGCAATGACGACGCGCTGGCGCATGCCGCCCGAGAACTGGTGCGGATAATCGTCGATGCGCTTGGCGGCAGCCGGGATGCCCACGATCTCAAGCAGTTCGATCGCGCGCTGCCGCGCCTGCTTGCGGCTGAGCCCCATATGCTCGCGCAGCGGTTCCATGATCTGGAAGCCGACCGGATAGACCGGGTTGAGCGACGTCATCGGATCCTGAAACACGAAGCCGATGCGCGCGCCGCGAACATGTCTGATGTCCGACGTGCCGAGTTTTACGAGATCCTGGTCCTGGAACATGACCCGGCCGCTCGCGATGCGGGCCGGTGGCATCGGCAGAAGTTGCAGGAGCGACATCATCGCGACGCTCTTGCCTGAACCGCTCTCGCCGACCACCGCGAGCAGCTCACCTTCGTCCAGATTGAAGCTGATGCCGTTGACCGCGTGAATTACGCCGTCATGCGTATGAAAAACCGTCTTGAGGTCGGAGACTTCCAACACCTGCGCGATTGACACACCCCACCGTGTA is drawn from Mesorhizobium sp. CAU 1732 and contains these coding sequences:
- a CDS encoding ABC transporter ATP-binding protein, giving the protein MQLTRWGVSIAQVLEVSDLKTVFHTHDGVIHAVNGISFNLDEGELLAVVGESGSGKSVAMMSLLQLLPMPPARIASGRVMFQDQDLVKLGTSDIRHVRGARIGFVFQDPMTSLNPVYPVGFQIMEPLREHMGLSRKQARQRAIELLEIVGIPAAAKRIDDYPHQFSGGMRQRVVIAIALACDPKVLIADEPTTALDVTVQAQILELVRELRHKLGMAIIWITHDLGVAAGIADRVIVMYGGLVVEHARVDRLFADPQHPYTRALLDSLPGRHTADERLRSISGQPPLLLAQPSSCPFAPRCRHAFERCWEENPPLIAEADGHDVACWWDPEIGGPRVVA
- a CDS encoding peptide ABC transporter substrate-binding protein produces the protein MRKITTFLAGTAAMLALTAGAAQAKRGSDGNLNVLYWQAVSILNPFLSSGTKDVEASSAVIEPLAKYDEAGNMVPALVTEIPTVDNGGVSADLKSITWKILPDLVWSDGTPFTAHDVVFTAEYCMAPDGGCQQLPKFTDVEKVEAIDDKTVKVTFSVAKPFPYGPFVGKESPIIQKAQFENCVGAKAPECTEQNFKPIGTGAFRVLDFKANDVITLEANPNFREADKPAFATVTMKGGGDPASAARAVLETGEFDYAWNLQVEPEILAQMEAAGKGVIVTSFGTSVERLELNMTDPSPSKGAERSTIKGGAHPFLSDPAVRKALSISIDREIIVEAGYGAAGRATCNILPAPENYASTAVNWCLEYDPEAAMKLLDDAGWVPGSDGIRAKDGVRLSILYQTSTNSVRQATQALVKDMWAQIGVESELRNIDAAVFFGGDPASPDTFQKFYADIEMYTNNFPGTDPEAYMAGWLCSNTPSPENGWLGTNMPRFCNDEYAALADKMSETADLAERGAIAKQMNDILSNEGALIPLVHRGEVAAHAVSIEGMRMNSWDSQLWNVADWTRKK
- a CDS encoding oligopeptide/dipeptide ABC transporter ATP-binding protein encodes the protein MHFPIYKGILRRRVGAVQAVDGISFDIRKGETLALVGESGCGKSTTGRALLRLYKATGGRILFENVDIASLEGEALRRMRPRMQMIFQDPQASLNPRMTVGAIIAEPLSEHRVASGEARRERVRELLDAVGLNPDYVNRYPHEFSGGQRQRIGIARALALDPDFIVCDEPIAALDVSIQAQVVNLLEDLQKKLGLTYLFISHDLSMVKHIADRVAVMYLGKMVELADVTRLFSSPKHPYTKALLSAVPVPDPAIEATRRRIILTGDIPDPSNPPAGCRFCTRCPEAVNQCFVDEPTWREVEPGRYVACHLVE